One window of Thermococcus zilligii AN1 genomic DNA carries:
- the yjjX gene encoding inosine/xanthosine triphosphatase yields MRIAVGSTNPTKVLAVKEVMEMIYGDVEVFGVEVDSGVPDQPVGMEETIRGAINRARQALEKGKADIGVGIEAGVYPAPNSLTGYFDIQFCAILDREGQITIGHGPGFEYPPYVVERIKEGVEAGKAMDELVGEKGLKKKTGAIGYLTRGILPRKELNKLAVLMAMVPRMNPELFGLRNVPSPTAPRSPLTGV; encoded by the coding sequence GTGAGGATTGCCGTTGGCTCAACAAACCCCACCAAGGTTCTGGCCGTTAAAGAGGTCATGGAGATGATCTACGGGGATGTTGAAGTCTTTGGCGTTGAAGTCGACAGCGGAGTGCCAGACCAGCCCGTTGGAATGGAGGAGACCATCAGGGGGGCAATAAACCGCGCCAGGCAGGCCCTGGAAAAGGGGAAAGCGGACATAGGGGTTGGAATAGAAGCGGGCGTTTACCCGGCCCCAAACTCGCTCACGGGCTATTTCGACATCCAGTTCTGCGCTATCCTGGATAGGGAGGGGCAGATCACCATAGGGCACGGGCCGGGTTTTGAGTATCCGCCCTACGTGGTCGAGAGGATAAAAGAGGGAGTCGAGGCTGGAAAGGCCATGGACGAGCTCGTCGGGGAGAAGGGCTTAAAGAAGAAAACCGGCGCCATAGGGTACCTCACGCGCGGAATCCTCCCAAGAAAGGAGCTGAACAAGCTCGCCGTGCTCATGGCCATGGTTCCACGCATGAACCCGGAACTCTTCGGTTTGAGAAATGTGCCCTCCCCGACCGCCCCCCGATCACCGCTCACGGGGGTGTGA
- a CDS encoding lysylphosphatidylglycerol synthase domain-containing protein, with protein MAFLLYTASWYFILGHSGVSFKKLLLLNLMGGYVSISVNSALGALIKCRYLGISWVRSVGAYSVVVVFELLPGLFVLLLDGSWYAVFPLILFLWAIFHEDSLYRLIARLFRLLRQEKFINEFYSGWKLAKRGNLPAAFFSTLAQVFFSSLALISTGRAFGWEFRLTGAFVAVLYSTVLGIIGTPGGIGGNELGIVLALDIGGKAVGVAFLYKFLTQYVYIIPGAFVFYRVLSSQKSLLDA; from the coding sequence TTGGCCTTTCTCCTGTACACTGCCTCCTGGTACTTCATTCTTGGCCACTCAGGGGTGTCCTTTAAAAAACTGCTCCTCCTGAACCTGATGGGTGGTTACGTTTCAATATCGGTGAACTCCGCCCTCGGGGCGCTCATCAAGTGCAGATACCTTGGAATTAGTTGGGTTCGTTCAGTTGGGGCTTACTCTGTGGTTGTCGTCTTTGAGCTCTTGCCCGGGCTTTTTGTTCTTCTGCTGGATGGCTCATGGTATGCCGTTTTCCCTTTAATTCTGTTTCTGTGGGCGATTTTTCATGAGGACTCCCTTTACAGGCTTATCGCAAGGCTCTTCAGACTCCTGAGACAGGAAAAGTTCATAAATGAATTTTACTCGGGCTGGAAGCTGGCCAAAAGGGGTAACCTTCCGGCGGCTTTTTTCTCGACTCTTGCGCAAGTTTTCTTTTCTTCTCTGGCTTTAATCTCAACTGGAAGAGCTTTCGGATGGGAATTCAGACTGACTGGTGCATTTGTTGCCGTCCTGTATTCCACTGTTCTGGGAATTATTGGGACGCCCGGGGGAATCGGTGGAAACGAGCTTGGCATCGTGCTCGCGCTCGATATTGGCGGGAAGGCAGTTGGAGTTGCTTTTCTTTATAAATTCCTCACCCAGTACGTGTACATAATCCCGGGGGCGTTCGTGTTCTACCGGGTTCTGTCCTCTCAGAAAAGTTTATTGGACGCATAG